In Mesorhizobium sp., one DNA window encodes the following:
- a CDS encoding ABC transporter ATP-binding protein, which translates to MNVLEIENLQTHFRSDDGVNRAVDGLSLTVAAGETVAVVGESGCGKSVTSMSILRLLPEESSRSAGSVKFMGEDLLALSERDMRSIRGNKISMIFQEPMSSLNPVLTVGAQIRESLRLHGKDAEADPSDRARNLLVQVGIPDPERRLDEYPHQLSGGMRQRVMIAMALACDPRLLIADEPTTALDVTIQAQILELIKEIKVRTGMAILLITHDLGVVAEVADRVVVMYAGRKVEEASVAKLLGSPRHPYTIGLLGAVPRLGSSVTDGSSRRLNEIKGSVPSLRSRSRGCLFVSRCERATEICRDIQPALDEKAPGHIVACHHAPGDIGDD; encoded by the coding sequence ATGAACGTTCTCGAGATCGAAAACCTGCAAACGCATTTCCGATCGGACGACGGCGTCAACCGCGCGGTCGACGGGCTTTCACTGACGGTCGCCGCGGGCGAGACGGTGGCGGTGGTCGGGGAGTCGGGCTGCGGGAAGTCCGTGACGTCCATGTCAATCCTGCGTCTGCTGCCGGAGGAGTCTTCGAGGTCGGCGGGTTCGGTGAAGTTCATGGGCGAAGATCTTCTTGCCCTCTCGGAGCGCGACATGCGCTCGATACGCGGCAACAAGATCAGCATGATCTTTCAGGAGCCGATGAGCAGCCTGAACCCGGTGCTGACCGTCGGCGCGCAGATCCGTGAATCGCTTCGCCTGCACGGCAAGGACGCCGAAGCCGATCCATCCGACAGGGCGCGCAATCTGCTCGTCCAGGTCGGGATACCCGATCCCGAGCGACGTCTCGACGAGTATCCGCATCAACTGTCCGGCGGAATGCGCCAGAGGGTGATGATCGCGATGGCTCTCGCTTGCGATCCCCGACTGCTGATCGCGGACGAGCCGACCACCGCGCTGGACGTCACCATCCAGGCCCAGATCCTGGAGTTGATAAAGGAGATCAAGGTCCGCACCGGAATGGCGATCCTCCTGATTACCCATGATCTCGGCGTGGTGGCCGAAGTGGCCGACCGCGTGGTCGTCATGTATGCCGGACGCAAGGTGGAGGAGGCGAGTGTAGCCAAATTGCTCGGATCGCCCCGGCATCCCTACACGATCGGCCTTTTGGGCGCGGTGCCGAGGCTCGGATCGTCGGTCACCGACGGTTCCTCCCGGCGACTGAACGAAATCAAGGGCTCCGTGCCGAGCCTGAGAAGCCGTAGCCGCGGCTGCCTGTTTGTCAGCCGCTGCGAACGGGCGACGGAAATATGCCGCGATATCCAGCCCGCGCTCGACGAGAAAGCGCCGGGTCACATCGTGGCATGCCATCACGCGCCAGGAGACATCGGCGATGACTGA
- a CDS encoding oligopeptide/dipeptide ABC transporter ATP-binding protein gives MTDTAGTPLLRVRDLKKHFVTSRTLFGRPTRTIYAVDGVSFDVHAGRTLSIVGESGCGKSTVGRTILRLLEPTGGEVTLDGERIDTARPRRMRQLRRQLQVVFQDPFSSLNPRMRVGDIIAEPIRNFGLAASEREIGDRIARLLDLVGLPKDSAERWPHQFSGGQRQRIGIGRALATEPRLIICDEAVSALDVSVRAQVINLLQDLQRELSLALLFISHDLAVVEHMSDEVAVMYLGKIVEIGDRASIFGRPTHPYTRALMSAVPNPVPGASRSRTVLAGDVPSPANPPSGCRFRTRCPVAIERCAIEDPALLPRPGGLHHVACHVAKD, from the coding sequence ATGACTGACACCGCGGGAACACCGCTGCTGAGGGTCCGAGACCTCAAGAAGCACTTCGTGACGAGCAGGACGCTCTTTGGAAGACCGACGCGAACGATCTACGCCGTCGACGGCGTTTCCTTCGATGTCCACGCCGGTCGCACACTCTCGATAGTCGGGGAGTCCGGATGCGGCAAGTCGACCGTCGGGCGAACCATCCTGCGACTGCTCGAGCCGACCGGCGGCGAGGTGACGCTCGATGGCGAGCGGATCGATACGGCACGGCCGAGGCGCATGAGGCAGCTTCGACGTCAGCTGCAGGTCGTCTTCCAGGACCCCTTCTCCAGTCTCAATCCGAGAATGCGTGTGGGAGACATCATTGCCGAGCCGATCCGGAATTTCGGCCTTGCCGCGAGCGAGAGGGAGATCGGCGATCGCATTGCCCGGCTGCTCGATCTTGTCGGATTGCCCAAGGACTCGGCTGAGCGCTGGCCTCATCAGTTCTCGGGCGGGCAGCGGCAGCGCATCGGCATCGGGCGAGCGCTGGCGACAGAGCCAAGGCTGATCATCTGCGACGAAGCGGTTTCTGCGCTCGACGTGTCCGTCCGCGCGCAGGTCATCAACCTGCTGCAGGACCTTCAGCGGGAACTGTCCCTGGCCCTGCTCTTCATCAGTCACGATCTGGCCGTCGTCGAACACATGTCCGACGAAGTTGCGGTCATGTACTTGGGAAAGATCGTCGAGATCGGCGATCGGGCTTCCATCTTCGGCCGGCCGACCCATCCCTATACGAGGGCTCTGATGTCGGCGGTTCCAAATCCCGTTCCGGGAGCGTCGCGATCGCGCACTGTCCTCGCCGGGGATGTTCCAAGCCCGGCCAACCCGCCGAGCGGGTGCCGCTTCCGCACCCGCTGTCCCGTGGCGATCGAGCGATGCGCCATCGAAGACCCCGCGCTCCTCCCCCGCCCCGGTGGACTGCACCACGTTGCGTGTCATGTCGCGAAAGACTGA
- a CDS encoding ABC transporter substrate-binding protein → MKRRDFLRATSAAAAIGLMPKLAMPARAQTFNTLKFIPQADLAVIDPIGTTAYVTRNHAMMIFDTLYGVDNSFTAKPQMVEGHTIENDGKLWKMVLRPGLKFHDGEPVLARDVVASLKRWMSKDVFSQALVAVLEEISAPDDRTVQLRLSKPFPLLPDLLGKIGSYSTAIMPERLASTDAKTALTELVGSGPYRYVASERVPGSLNVYEKFADYIPRQELAEYLSGGKVAHFDRVEWHTIPDAATAAAALQAGEMDWWEQPTADLLPLFAAGNDVKTEIKDKSGNTGLLRMNCLQPPFDNPAIRRIVLQSIRQADFMLAVVGEDQSMWHTPVGFFHPDSVMASTEGLDTFTKEIDYEKVKGELKAAGYNGERVVIMSTADYPSIKAMCEVTADLFRKIGFNVDYQVLDWATVASRMKNQEGLDKGGWSVVCNFTAALSTYNPSAHTWLRSAGVKSFDGWPSIPRIEELRDEWFEASETAAQASIGAEIQKVALDQVPYVPLGLFYVPTAYRSNITDILNGIPLFWNVRRV, encoded by the coding sequence ATGAAGCGTCGTGATTTCCTTCGTGCCACGAGCGCGGCAGCGGCAATCGGCCTGATGCCGAAGCTCGCGATGCCCGCACGCGCCCAGACTTTCAACACACTTAAGTTCATCCCCCAGGCCGATCTCGCCGTGATCGACCCGATCGGAACGACCGCCTATGTCACGCGCAACCACGCGATGATGATCTTCGATACGCTCTACGGCGTCGACAACTCGTTCACCGCCAAGCCCCAGATGGTGGAGGGGCACACGATCGAGAACGACGGCAAGCTGTGGAAGATGGTCCTGCGGCCGGGCCTGAAGTTCCACGACGGCGAGCCGGTACTGGCGAGGGACGTCGTCGCCAGCCTCAAGCGCTGGATGAGCAAGGACGTGTTCAGTCAGGCGCTGGTTGCCGTTCTCGAAGAGATATCGGCACCGGACGACCGCACGGTCCAGCTGCGTCTCAGCAAGCCATTCCCGCTGTTGCCCGATCTGCTCGGCAAGATCGGTTCCTACAGCACGGCGATCATGCCGGAACGCCTGGCCAGCACCGATGCGAAAACTGCGTTGACCGAACTGGTCGGCAGCGGTCCCTATCGCTATGTGGCGAGTGAACGCGTGCCCGGCTCGCTCAACGTCTACGAGAAGTTCGCAGACTACATTCCGCGCCAGGAACTGGCCGAGTACCTCTCCGGCGGCAAGGTCGCCCATTTCGATCGCGTCGAGTGGCACACCATTCCCGATGCGGCGACGGCGGCCGCGGCACTTCAGGCCGGAGAAATGGACTGGTGGGAGCAGCCGACTGCGGATCTTCTTCCGCTGTTTGCCGCCGGGAACGATGTCAAAACCGAAATCAAGGACAAGTCCGGAAACACCGGACTTCTGCGAATGAACTGTCTTCAGCCGCCGTTCGACAATCCGGCGATACGCCGCATCGTGCTTCAGTCGATCCGGCAGGCCGACTTCATGCTCGCCGTGGTGGGCGAGGACCAATCGATGTGGCACACGCCCGTCGGCTTCTTCCATCCAGATTCGGTGATGGCGAGCACGGAAGGGCTCGACACGTTCACGAAGGAAATCGACTACGAGAAGGTCAAGGGCGAGCTCAAGGCCGCAGGCTACAATGGCGAGCGCGTCGTGATCATGTCGACGGCGGACTATCCTTCGATCAAGGCCATGTGCGAGGTCACCGCCGACCTCTTCCGAAAGATCGGTTTCAACGTCGACTACCAGGTCCTCGACTGGGCGACCGTCGCTTCACGCATGAAGAACCAGGAGGGTCTCGACAAAGGCGGCTGGAGCGTGGTCTGCAATTTCACCGCCGCACTGTCGACCTATAACCCCTCGGCGCACACCTGGCTTCGCAGCGCCGGCGTGAAATCCTTCGACGGCTGGCCGAGCATTCCGAGGATCGAGGAACTCCGCGACGAGTGGTTCGAGGCGTCCGAAACCGCGGCCCAGGCGTCGATCGGAGCTGAGATTCAGAAGGTGGCGCTGGATCAGGTGCCCTATGTCCCACTCGGCCTCTTCTACGTGCCGACTGCCTATCGTTCCAACATCACCGACATCCTCAACGGTATTCCGTTGTTCTGGAATGTTCGCCGCGTTTGA
- a CDS encoding N,N-dimethylformamidase beta subunit family domain-containing protein has protein sequence MIDTVSVLGYAQPTCVAPGERVRFYLSSEHLNSVDLDIVRVRSADPDANGPGYKVTPMPSRLDGPVRVAWQPVYNGSCGIVDDTPVLAQLQDFSFGCYLFPTLPGGACQTILGRWTNATRTGWRLYLDEDGHLCTAAALGAGPVVARSPQPLVTREWIFVGGSVSLSTGTVSVFGLSLEHDGGRSRDFSETVSGLSGIDWPANVPFIFAAHSSGVVRPAKPTDDHYNGKIDRPRLVSGVRSRADMQRLSEAISPVQAPEIVGAWDFSQKIPTDDFVDLSASRLDGRLVQLPTRGVTGANWTGCCHGWPQAASEYGAIHFHADDLENAEWNVSQELEIPADWPSGFYALRATGERDGRPVESNIPFFVRPHQSRTDLAPVVVIAPTATYLAYANNRAKVDQSHFEVMADSLLVLTQDEICLSEHREFGHSTYDTHADGSGVCYSSAARPILNGRPRSNSFNYVNDTHLLDWLEEVGIVYEVITDEVLHREGARALRPYRVAITMTHPEYTSREMNDALASFQNGGGRHMYLGGNGFYWTTTFHPTKPGLIEIRRGIAGTRSWEAEAGEINLSFTGEPSGLWRSNGRAPQRLVGVGFSAQVFDVSTFYRRLPASYGSNVSFAFEGIGDDELIGNFGWRLGGAAGLEIDRADPMLGTSPDAIVLATADRTGPGGVPTPEELPAMHRGITGEESSLCRADLVFTPTSAGGAVFSTGSIAWCCALSVNNYDNNVSRMTLNVLKRFLDPRPFS, from the coding sequence ATGATCGATACCGTCAGCGTCCTTGGCTATGCCCAACCCACCTGCGTCGCACCCGGGGAGCGCGTTCGGTTCTACCTGAGCAGCGAACACTTGAACTCCGTCGATCTCGACATCGTTCGCGTCCGTAGCGCGGATCCGGATGCGAATGGGCCGGGCTACAAGGTGACCCCGATGCCTTCGCGCCTGGACGGACCGGTCCGCGTAGCCTGGCAGCCGGTGTACAATGGGTCCTGTGGCATCGTCGATGACACGCCTGTGCTGGCGCAATTGCAAGATTTCTCGTTCGGCTGCTACCTCTTTCCCACGCTCCCGGGCGGCGCGTGCCAGACCATTTTGGGGAGATGGACGAACGCGACCCGAACGGGGTGGCGGCTCTACCTCGACGAAGACGGCCATCTCTGCACCGCCGCCGCCTTGGGCGCGGGACCCGTCGTGGCTCGATCGCCACAACCCCTGGTGACCCGGGAGTGGATCTTCGTCGGCGGCTCCGTTTCGCTCAGCACCGGAACGGTTTCGGTCTTCGGATTGAGCCTCGAGCACGACGGCGGCCGTTCGCGCGATTTCTCAGAGACGGTTTCGGGACTGTCGGGGATAGATTGGCCAGCAAACGTGCCGTTCATCTTCGCGGCACACTCCAGCGGCGTCGTCCGTCCCGCCAAGCCGACCGATGATCACTACAACGGCAAGATCGATCGTCCGAGACTGGTGTCAGGCGTTCGATCGAGGGCGGATATGCAGCGCCTGTCGGAAGCCATTTCTCCGGTGCAGGCTCCCGAAATCGTTGGAGCCTGGGATTTCAGCCAGAAGATTCCCACGGATGACTTCGTCGATCTGTCTGCCAGCAGGCTGGACGGGCGGCTGGTCCAGTTGCCGACGCGCGGTGTGACCGGCGCAAACTGGACGGGGTGCTGCCATGGCTGGCCGCAGGCCGCTTCCGAATATGGAGCGATACATTTCCACGCGGACGATCTCGAGAACGCAGAGTGGAATGTCTCGCAAGAACTCGAAATCCCCGCGGATTGGCCGTCCGGCTTCTATGCGTTGAGAGCGACCGGCGAACGGGACGGGCGGCCGGTCGAGAGCAACATCCCCTTCTTCGTCAGGCCGCATCAATCGAGGACGGATCTCGCTCCGGTGGTCGTCATAGCCCCGACGGCAACCTATCTCGCCTACGCAAACAACCGGGCCAAGGTCGATCAGAGCCATTTCGAGGTCATGGCCGATAGCCTGCTGGTGCTGACGCAGGACGAGATCTGTCTCAGCGAGCATCGCGAGTTCGGACATTCGACGTACGACACCCACGCCGATGGCAGTGGCGTGTGCTATTCGTCCGCCGCCCGGCCTATCCTGAATGGCCGTCCCCGCAGCAATTCCTTCAATTATGTCAACGATACGCATCTTCTCGACTGGCTCGAGGAGGTGGGCATCGTCTACGAAGTCATCACCGACGAGGTGTTGCACCGGGAAGGCGCCCGCGCGTTGCGGCCGTATCGGGTCGCCATCACGATGACTCATCCCGAATACACGTCGCGCGAAATGAACGATGCGCTGGCGAGTTTCCAGAACGGCGGCGGCCGACACATGTATCTCGGCGGGAACGGATTCTACTGGACCACCACCTTTCACCCGACCAAGCCGGGGCTGATCGAGATTCGCCGGGGAATTGCCGGCACCCGCAGCTGGGAGGCCGAAGCGGGCGAAATCAACCTGTCGTTCACGGGTGAACCGAGCGGTCTCTGGCGGAGCAACGGTCGTGCCCCACAGCGACTGGTGGGAGTTGGCTTCAGCGCCCAGGTCTTCGATGTCTCGACGTTCTATCGGCGGCTTCCGGCCAGCTACGGGTCGAACGTATCCTTTGCCTTCGAGGGAATCGGAGACGACGAACTCATCGGCAATTTCGGATGGCGCCTCGGTGGTGCGGCTGGACTGGAGATCGATCGCGCCGATCCCATGCTGGGGACTTCGCCGGACGCGATCGTTCTGGCGACTGCGGATAGGACCGGCCCGGGCGGCGTTCCGACGCCGGAAGAACTGCCTGCCATGCATCGGGGCATTACCGGCGAGGAAAGCTCTCTTTGCCGTGCGGATCTCGTCTTCACGCCGACTTCGGCCGGCGGCGCAGTCTTCTCGACGGGCTCGATCGCGTGGTGCTGCGCGCTCTCGGTCAATAACTACGACAACAACGTCAGCCGGATGACGCTGAACGTGCTGAAGCGGTTCCTCGATCCTCGGCCGTTCTCATAG
- a CDS encoding SMP-30/gluconolactonase/LRE family protein, translating into MTYKFETWIDFTLQIGESPLWDEERGVLWFVDIPKPAIYCLDPRSRRVSTHIMPSLIASLGIAAHGRLIIAMRNGIHLWDPSTGRFEYMVHPEPELEVNRLNDGKVGPDGCFWVGSMHDAMPREPTGSLYRITPEGSCTRVLSGLRVSNGLAWSPDGRTMYHSDSRGPYIQLFDFDPATGAISNGRKLAEPDISAGLPDGGAMDQDGIYWSAGITAGVLNRFAPDGELLEVIQLPVAAPTMPCFGGTDMRTMFITSLTGQGTGSRYEGTLSSMRVEVPGTPVDIFGRPRSVRERNPDLQQAVGS; encoded by the coding sequence ATGACTTATAAATTCGAGACATGGATCGATTTCACCCTTCAGATCGGCGAGAGCCCGCTCTGGGATGAAGAGCGCGGTGTTCTTTGGTTTGTCGATATTCCGAAGCCGGCAATCTACTGCCTCGATCCGCGGAGCAGACGCGTATCGACCCACATTATGCCGTCCTTGATCGCGAGCCTGGGGATTGCGGCCCATGGCAGGTTGATCATCGCGATGCGCAACGGCATCCACTTGTGGGATCCCTCCACGGGACGTTTCGAATATATGGTTCATCCGGAGCCCGAGCTTGAGGTAAACCGCCTGAACGATGGCAAAGTCGGTCCGGACGGGTGTTTCTGGGTCGGCAGCATGCACGATGCCATGCCCCGTGAACCGACCGGCAGCCTCTACCGGATCACGCCGGAAGGCTCCTGCACCAGGGTCCTCAGCGGACTGCGCGTTTCCAACGGACTCGCCTGGAGCCCCGATGGAAGGACCATGTATCACTCCGACTCGCGGGGACCCTACATTCAACTCTTCGATTTCGATCCGGCCACCGGGGCGATCTCGAATGGCCGAAAACTGGCGGAACCCGACATTTCGGCCGGTCTTCCCGATGGCGGCGCGATGGATCAGGACGGCATCTACTGGAGCGCCGGAATAACGGCCGGGGTGCTCAATCGTTTTGCGCCCGACGGCGAACTGCTGGAAGTGATCCAGCTTCCCGTTGCCGCGCCGACCATGCCCTGCTTCGGCGGTACGGATATGCGCACCATGTTCATCACGTCGCTCACCGGCCAAGGTACGGGATCCCGCTATGAGGGCACGCTCTCGAGCATGCGCGTGGAGGTACCGGGCACTCCCGTGGATATCTTCGGCCGGCCGCGTTCGGTTCGCGAGCGCAATCCAGACCTGCAGCAAGCCGTCGGGTCATAG
- a CDS encoding ABC transporter substrate-binding protein — translation MAQEQPLIIARNLAINSLDPARTACDTCNIFMSVTYETLVRLGNDNKTIEPGVAEKWEANGDSTVFTFRLNPSAVFADGSPIEAKDVKWSWERLVNLQASMSWLFEDVKSIESPDNHTVIVTLTKPDSEFLGKIIAPYAGVVNSDVAAANGAKAEKSEAANDTAEPWFLANSAGSGPYTLAAYSPDNELRFKRNDRYWKQAPAIDEIVFRQVKDSIAQAQALMSGAVDIAMEIAPDTAKTIAAPGLVVESVPAYQFLYMALSAGAKGNPPLTQPVRQAIGYAIDYQKLIDFTLGGAGQLIPVAIPNGFPGTEGLPVPEYDVQKAKDLLASAGFADGFEMEAVFPNENYYGVDMATLMQFLQQELAKVNIRLQLKPVTFPVWLETVKGEGTPITASFYSPDYFGSDQYIRVFAMYPGTRWHTRSGAERAKDVTNLREKELLDKAVASSAEDRDRIYHEIALEMIKDRVIIPLVSPNVVLAYNEKVAGMRYSVIQLIPLQELSYKK, via the coding sequence ATGGCTCAAGAGCAGCCGCTGATAATCGCGCGCAATCTGGCGATAAACTCGCTCGATCCGGCGCGAACCGCCTGCGACACATGCAATATTTTCATGTCGGTGACCTACGAGACCCTTGTCCGGCTCGGCAACGACAACAAGACGATCGAGCCAGGGGTGGCGGAAAAGTGGGAGGCAAACGGCGACAGCACCGTCTTCACCTTCCGTCTCAATCCGAGCGCGGTATTCGCCGACGGCTCGCCCATCGAAGCCAAGGACGTAAAGTGGTCCTGGGAGAGGCTGGTCAATCTGCAGGCCAGCATGTCCTGGTTGTTCGAGGACGTGAAGTCGATCGAGAGTCCCGACAATCACACCGTCATCGTCACGTTGACGAAGCCCGACTCGGAGTTTCTGGGCAAGATCATCGCGCCCTATGCCGGCGTCGTGAACAGCGATGTGGCTGCCGCGAATGGCGCCAAGGCCGAGAAATCGGAAGCCGCCAACGACACGGCCGAGCCATGGTTCCTTGCCAATTCCGCCGGCAGCGGACCGTACACGCTTGCCGCCTACTCTCCCGACAATGAACTGCGCTTCAAGCGAAACGATCGCTATTGGAAGCAGGCACCTGCCATCGACGAGATTGTGTTCCGGCAGGTCAAGGACTCGATCGCCCAGGCCCAGGCATTGATGAGCGGCGCCGTCGACATCGCCATGGAAATCGCGCCGGATACGGCAAAGACGATCGCGGCGCCAGGTCTGGTCGTCGAGTCGGTCCCTGCCTACCAGTTCCTGTACATGGCGTTGAGCGCCGGCGCCAAGGGCAATCCTCCGCTCACCCAACCGGTCAGGCAGGCGATCGGCTATGCGATCGACTACCAGAAGCTGATCGACTTCACGCTCGGCGGCGCGGGGCAGCTCATTCCGGTGGCGATTCCCAACGGGTTCCCGGGCACCGAGGGCCTGCCGGTCCCCGAGTATGATGTCCAGAAGGCGAAGGACCTGCTCGCCTCGGCCGGCTTCGCGGACGGGTTCGAGATGGAAGCCGTCTTTCCGAACGAGAACTACTATGGGGTCGACATGGCGACGCTGATGCAGTTCCTGCAGCAGGAGCTCGCGAAGGTGAACATCCGCTTGCAGCTCAAGCCGGTGACTTTCCCGGTGTGGCTCGAGACGGTCAAGGGCGAGGGTACGCCCATCACGGCCTCCTTCTATTCGCCCGACTATTTCGGCTCGGACCAGTATATTCGCGTGTTCGCCATGTATCCCGGGACTCGCTGGCATACGCGTTCCGGCGCGGAACGTGCGAAAGACGTGACGAACCTGCGTGAGAAGGAGCTGCTGGACAAGGCAGTCGCGTCGTCGGCCGAGGATCGTGACCGAATCTACCATGAGATCGCCCTTGAGATGATCAAGGACCGGGTCATCATCCCGCTCGTCAGCCCGAACGTGGTCTTGGCCTACAACGAGAAGGTGGCGGGCATGCGGTATAGCGTCATACAGCTCATTCCCCTTCAGGAACTGTCCTACAAGAAGTAG
- a CDS encoding ABC transporter permease, with translation MSAYSYVLQRLAGLPFLLIGVVTVAFLLSQIAPAEPLASILSERQLSNPEAVAAAKARWGLDRGPVEQYLYYVRNVFLGDLGISFRTKQPVLHDLSTRLPATIELVVAALLFGVSSGIVLGVLAARFRDTWIDQIVRLFALFGSSLPVFWSGLAAMSIFTVHLGWLPGPGRMNPRAAAIDPITGFNTVDTLLRGNLSAFGDALAHLVLPAIILGWATTGIISRLVRASMLDVLGQNYILMAKSKGAGGVRILFHHALRNALLPAVTVIGYSFAFLLTGAVLTETIFSWPGVGSYAVASARALDYPAIMGVTMLGGAVFILTNLATDLAYVLIDPRIKLQ, from the coding sequence ATGAGCGCCTACAGTTATGTTCTTCAACGTCTGGCTGGACTCCCGTTCCTCCTGATCGGTGTCGTCACCGTCGCCTTCCTGCTGTCTCAGATCGCTCCGGCGGAACCGCTTGCCTCGATCCTGTCGGAGCGTCAGCTCAGCAACCCGGAAGCGGTCGCTGCCGCCAAGGCCCGCTGGGGTCTCGATCGTGGACCGGTCGAGCAGTATCTGTACTATGTCAGGAATGTCTTCCTCGGTGACCTCGGCATATCGTTTCGGACGAAGCAGCCGGTTCTGCACGATCTGTCGACCCGGCTGCCCGCCACGATCGAACTCGTCGTCGCCGCGCTGCTCTTCGGCGTGAGTTCGGGAATCGTGCTTGGGGTGCTGGCCGCCCGTTTCCGGGATACGTGGATTGACCAAATCGTGCGCCTTTTCGCGCTGTTCGGATCCTCGCTACCGGTTTTCTGGTCGGGACTCGCCGCAATGTCGATCTTCACGGTTCATCTCGGCTGGCTGCCTGGACCCGGCCGAATGAACCCTCGCGCGGCGGCGATCGACCCGATAACCGGTTTCAACACGGTCGATACCCTGCTCAGAGGCAACCTTTCGGCCTTCGGCGACGCGCTCGCCCATCTCGTCCTCCCGGCAATCATCCTCGGCTGGGCGACGACCGGCATCATCTCGAGGCTCGTGCGGGCCAGCATGCTCGACGTTCTGGGTCAGAATTATATCCTCATGGCCAAGTCCAAGGGCGCCGGCGGTGTACGCATCCTTTTCCACCACGCTCTGCGCAATGCGCTGCTGCCGGCGGTCACGGTGATCGGGTATTCGTTTGCCTTCCTCCTCACCGGTGCGGTTCTGACCGAAACAATCTTTTCATGGCCGGGCGTCGGATCCTATGCCGTCGCTTCCGCGCGCGCGCTCGACTACCCCGCCATCATGGGAGTGACCATGTTGGGGGGAGCGGTGTTCATCCTGACCAATCTCGCAACCGATCTCGCTTACGTGCTGATCGATCCGCGCATCAAGCTCCAGTAG
- a CDS encoding ABC transporter permease, whose amino-acid sequence MAATAAYSPKQSRRSRHLWSVVPGHVGIAIICFWIVAALTARFWIPYSTFDMVGPRLSPPSMEHLFGTDSLGRDVFSRTMSGAAYSIPIAFIVVAAGAFVGCTLGALAGFLGGWTNAVVMRLVDVTLSFPPMLLAMAVAASFGPGLATAAAAMIAVWWPLYARLMHAQVLSVKRMEHVEAAIASGARPGRLLIGHILPLCWTPILINATMDFGQVVLLAAALSFIGLGAAPPTPEWGSMVSDGAVNYYFWWIAAAPGIAVLTVVLALNFVGDRVRDILDPRKQ is encoded by the coding sequence ATGGCAGCCACCGCAGCCTATTCTCCAAAACAGTCCCGGCGATCGCGCCATCTCTGGAGCGTCGTTCCAGGCCATGTCGGCATCGCCATCATCTGCTTCTGGATCGTCGCCGCGCTGACCGCCCGCTTCTGGATACCGTATTCAACCTTCGACATGGTGGGGCCGCGTCTCAGTCCTCCCAGCATGGAACATCTGTTCGGAACCGACAGCCTCGGCCGCGACGTGTTCTCCCGAACGATGAGTGGCGCGGCATATTCCATCCCGATAGCGTTCATCGTCGTCGCGGCCGGGGCGTTCGTCGGCTGCACGCTCGGCGCACTGGCCGGCTTTCTCGGCGGCTGGACGAACGCGGTGGTGATGCGGCTCGTAGATGTGACGCTGTCTTTTCCGCCGATGCTCTTGGCGATGGCCGTCGCGGCCTCGTTCGGTCCCGGCCTCGCGACAGCGGCGGCGGCGATGATCGCCGTGTGGTGGCCGCTCTACGCGCGTCTCATGCATGCGCAGGTATTGAGCGTGAAACGGATGGAACATGTCGAGGCCGCTATCGCTTCCGGCGCTCGCCCGGGGCGCCTGCTTATCGGGCATATCCTCCCGCTTTGCTGGACGCCGATCCTGATCAACGCGACGATGGATTTCGGGCAGGTCGTATTGTTGGCCGCCGCCCTCAGCTTTATCGGTCTCGGTGCCGCGCCACCGACCCCGGAATGGGGCTCGATGGTTTCTGACGGAGCGGTCAACTACTATTTCTGGTGGATCGCGGCGGCTCCCGGCATCGCCGTCCTGACTGTCGTTCTCGCCCTTAATTTCGTCGGCGACAGGGTGCGCGATATTCTCGACCCGCGGAAGCAATAG